In a genomic window of Helianthus annuus cultivar XRQ/B chromosome 10, HanXRQr2.0-SUNRISE, whole genome shotgun sequence:
- the LOC110885518 gene encoding laccase-7, with amino-acid sequence MAPSRVFVVGFVLAFLSVTASAGIVETSFHVKNLTANRLCEDHVITAVNGSLPGPTLRVKEGDTVIVHVFNKSPYNLTIHWHGVFQRQSQWADGPEFITQCPIRPGGNYTYKFHMIEQVGTLWWHAHSKWLRATVYGALVIRPRDGQKYPFVKPYREDTIMLGEWWNANPIDVEDAAQAVGAAPANADAYTINGWPGDLFNSCRPSKIYKLDVVPGKTYLLRIINAALNNQFFFKIANHNLTVVGEDAAYTNPFPTDVIVIGPGQTTDVLLTANQSPGLYYMAAHPYASAAGVPFNANITTAILAYPNATQTTPILPVLPAFNDTPTAFAFSSNITALVTSPFWSPVPQKVDENMFVTIGLGLSVCGTNQTCQGIFGQRMSASMNNHSFAPPTSMSILEALFRNVSGVYTTDFPDQPPLVFDYVNVNNSFNQTLLMTPKLTSVKKLKFNATVQLVFQNTALVGIENHPMHLHGFNFYVLAQGFGNYDPVNDSKKFNLVNPQERNTLGVPVGGWAVIRFRANNPGVWFIHCHLDVHLPWGLATAFVVENGGTPESTLPPPPADFPKC; translated from the exons ATGGCACCTAGTAGGGTGTTTGTAGTTGGATTCGTGCTCGCTTTTCTCTCTGTGACGGCCTCTGCTGGTATCGTGGAGACTTCATTTCAT GTGAAGAATTTAACGGCGAATCGATTATGTGAAGATCACGTGATCACAGCCGTTAATGGAAGCCTTCCGGGGCCAACGTTGAGAGTGAAGGAGGGTGACACCGTTATTGTTCATGTCTTTAACAAATCTCCTTACAACCTTACTATTCATTG GCATGGGGTTTTCCAAAGGCAAAGTCAATGGGCGGATGGTCCTGAATTCATTACTCAATGCCCAATCAGGCCCGGAGGTAACTATACTTACAAGTTCCATATGATTGAACAAGTGGGCACACTTTGGTGGCATGCACACTCCAAGTGGCTCCGAGCAACCGTATATGGTGCTCTTGTCATCCGCCCACGAGATGGCCAAAAGTATCCTTTCGTTAAGCCCTATCGCGAAGATACAATTATGTTGGGAGAATGGTGGAATGCTAACCCTATCGATGTTGAGGACGCTGCACAAGCCGTAGGAGCCGCACCTGCTAACGCTGATGCTTATACCATCAACGGGTGGCCTGGTGATTTGTTTAACTCCTGCCGTCCAAGCA AAATATACAAGCTCGACGTTGTACCAGGAAAAACATACTTGTTGCGAATAATCAATGCTGCGCTCAATAATCAGTTCTTCTTCAAGATAGCCAACCACAACCTAACAGTGGTTGGGGAGGATGCAGCCTACACCAACCCATTCCCCACAGACGTTATCGTCATTGGTCCAGGTCAAACCACCGACGTCCTGTTAACCGCAAACCAGTCACCAGGATTATACTACATGGCGGCTCATCCATACGCCAGCGCAGCTGGTGTTCCATTCAACGCCAACATCACCACTGCAATCCTTGCTTACCCGAACGCCACACAAACAACACCGATTCTTCCAGTCCTACCCGCCTTCAACGATACACCTACAGCCTTTGCTTTTTCAAGCAATATAACCGCACTTGTCACCAGCCCTTTCTGGTCACCCGTCCCACAAAAAGTCGACGAGAACATGTTTGTAACCATCGGACTGGGGTTATCAGTTTGCGGCACCAACCAAACGTGCCAAGGGATATTTGGGCAAAGAATGTCCGCAAGCATGAACAATCATTCGTTCGCTCCACCAACAAGCATGTCTATTTTAGAAGCTTTGTTTAGAAATGTTAGTGGGGTTTACACCACTGATTTCCCCGATCAACCACCCTTGGTGTTCGACTACGTAAACGTTAACAATAGCTTTAATCAGACTCTTTTGATGACACCCAAGTTAACAAGTGTCAAGAAACTTAAGTTCAATGCTACGGTTCAGTTGGTGTTCCAGAACACAGCCTTGGTTGGTATTGAAAATCACCCCATGCATTTGCATGGTTTCAACTTCTACGTCTTGGCTCAAGGCTTCGGGAACTACGATCCGGTTAACGACTCCAAGAAGTTCAATTTGGTGAACCCACAGGAGCGGAACACGCTTGGAGTTCCCGTCGGTGGTTGGGCTGTCATCAGATTCCGAGCCAATAATCCAG GTGTGTGGTTTATTCACTGTCATTTGGATGTACATTTGCCATGGGGTTTGGCCACCGCTTTCGTGGTGGAGAACGGAGGTACGCCGGAATCAACGCTGCCACCGCCACCTGCGGACTTTCCTAAGTGCTAG